The genomic segment CCTTCTCGCTGATGGGCATGAAGCTATAGGTTTTCAACTGCCCGTAATTCACGCCCGGGTCATACCGGTAGGAATAGTCCATGCCGGCGCAGCCCCAAAGAAGAAAGGCGGCCCAGAAAACGACAATACCTTTTCGCATAGGGCTCTCCTCTCAGAAAGGACTCTCTTGCCTCACTGTATCAGAAAAAGGACGACGAATATAGGCCCCCCGGGCGGACCGGGTCACCGGCCCGGAAGCCACGACCATCTGCTGACCTTGCGCACGTCGCACCCGGCATACCGGCCGCTTCTGAGCGCATCGAGAAAATTCTCCTCCGTCACCTCGTCCGCAAACTCGGTGTAACAGGAACCCACCTCATGGGGAGCATGGGCGTCGGAGCCTCCGATGAAGGGCAGCCCCAGGGACCGCGCTGCCTCGATAGCCCGCAGGTTCATGTGATGCGGGTTGGCTCCGTTATAGCCCTCCAGGGCGGCGATGCCGGCCAAGGTCTTCACCGTCTCCCCCGCTCCGCTGCCGCCCCTGTAAGGGTGCGAGGGGACGGCCGCTCCGCCCCGTTCGTTGACGGCGGCGACGAGCTCCCCGAGAAAAGCTCCCTTTATCGAAAGCCCGTCGGTGTCGACGCCGAAAACGAGGCAATGGCCCTCGGCGGCGGAAAACTCCACTCCCCTCAGTATCCTTATGGAGCCTGCGTACTTTTCCCTCAGCCGTTCGGCGTACTCCGACGCCCCGTAGGAGTAGTGCTCGGTGAAGGCGATGCCGTCAAGTCCCCTGGCCAGCGCCTCCTGCACCATGTCCTCGGGGTCGGCGGAATTGTCGCCGCTGTGTCTCGTATGAACGTGCAGGTCTATCTTGAAAGGCACGAGATGTTCTCTCCGCACTTCTCGTCTTATTATACGTCAGGGCGCGGGGGCCCTCCGCAGGGGAGCCGAAGGCCAGGCTGCTCTCCTTCCGGCACCGCTTCTTCCGGCCGGCCCCTACTTGGAACGTTCTCCCGTCTCCTCGAAGAGCTTGAGGTACTGGCCGTACCCCTCCTCCTTGAGCTTTTCCTTCGGGATGAACCGGAGGGCCGCCGAGTTCATGCAGTATCTCTTCCCCGTGGGAGGCGGGCCGTCGTCGAAGACGTGGCCCAGGTGGGAGTCGGCGTGCTTGCTTCGCACTTCCGTGCGCACCGTGAAAAAACCGTAGTCCTTTCTGTAGACCATATTGTCCGGCTCCAGGGGCTTGGTAAAGCTGGGCCAGCCGGTGCCAGATTCGTACTTGTCCAGGGAGCTGAAAAGGGGCTCCCCGGAGACGACGTCCACGTAAATGCCTTCTTCCTTGTTGTCCCAGTACTCGTTCTGATAGGCGGGCTCCGTGCCGTCCTTCTGGGTCACCTTGTACTGGAGCGGCGTGAGCATCTTCTTCAGCTCCTCGTCCGAAGGCTTGGTGTACTGTTTGGTTGCCTGCTCTTCGTTTTTCATGGTGCTCTCCTTCTCTGCAGCCCGCACGCCCGAAATGACAAGCGCAAGGACAAGGGCCAGACACCCCGTCACAACCGTTCTTGCCGTCATGCGTCACCTCTTACTGACCAGTGGTTTTATACATGCCATTGAAGCTTGAAACAATGCTTATTTCATGCCAGGTTGGCGGCATCGTCATATCAGCCGTTTCATGCGCGGAGTAATATTTCGAATTCATGCACATTTTTCTCTAAACAGAACGCCACCCCGCGCGGCAAGCCGGGACGGGGGCCTCATCCCCTATCTCTTTTGTAACAGACCCCGGAGCGGTTGGCAATCCCGGCCCGGAAAAAAGAGTAATGACAAGGGCTTCCGAGCTCCGCCTCCATGTCCCCGGCGGCCCCGGCCTTCCGGCCCGAAAAATGACGCTCCGAGAAAAGCGAAGGAAGCCCATAGCGTAGCACTCAGGAAATGTGTTTAGACCCGTATTTTTTACGAGGGACGGTATGGTATAAATAACCGAGCCGAATTCAGGCGCGGACGGCAGAGAGGTGAGAGAGACAGAGCCCGCTCGATGAACTTTTTCGATTCCTCGCTCCAGCTTCCGCTTTCCCTCGTCCTGGTCGCCATGGGCTTTCTTTTCCGGCTGAAAGCGGCGCGGGCGCGCTGGGCGCTGCTTTCCCTGGCGGTACTGCTCCAGCTTCGGTACTTATTCTGGCGGGGCGCCTTCACGCTGGACGTGACCACAGGTGTGGGCTTGGCAGTCACCGGAGTGCTGTTTCTGGCGGAGCTCTACGGCCTTTTTCAGAACTTTTTCTTCTATTATCAGGCCGGCCCCCGTGCCCCGGCGGCTCCGGCAGGCGAGGGAGGACACCTCACGGGCCACCCCACGGTGGACGTTTTCGTCACCATCGTCAACGAGCCCCTCTTTATCCTCAAGCGGACCCTGGTGGGCTGCCTGGCCCAGGACTACCCCCCTGAGCGATTCACCGTGCACGTGCTGGACGACGGGGGACGCGACGACGTCCGGGAGCTGGCGGCCTCCCTCGGATGCGCCTACCTCCGCAGGGGGGACAGCTCCCACGCCAAGGCTGGCAACCTCAACCACGCTCTGAAGCACAGCCGCGGGGAGCTGGTGGCGGTCTTCGACGTGGACCACGTGCCGGTGCGCGATTTCCTCCTGCACACCGTCGGGCATTTCTCGGACGAGAAGGTGGCCTTCGTGCAGAGCCCGCATCATTTCTATAACCCCGACATCTTCCAGAAGAACCTCCGCCTCGAAGCCGACATCAGCAACGACCAGGACATGTTCTTTCGGGTCGTACAGCCCGGCAGGGACCGCCACGACAGCGCTTTTTTCGCCGGCAGCTCGGCGATATTCCGGAGGAAGGCCCTCCAAGACGTCGGCGGGTTTTGCACGGCCACGCTGACCGAGGACCTGCACACCAGCATGCTCCTGCACGCCCGGGGCTGGAGGTCCCGTTACGTCAACCGCGTTCTTTCGGCGGGGCTCAGTCCGGAAAGCCACGCCGCCTATCTCAAGCAGAGGGAACGCTGGGCGACCGGCGCCACGCAGATTCTCCTCCGGGACAACCCCCTGTGCAAGGGGTCCTTGAGCCGTGCGCAGAGGACGGACTATCTGGGCTCGATATACTACTTCTTCCACGGCTTCCCCCGCCTGGCCTATCTCGTCGCGCCGCTGGCCTTCCTGCTTTTCGGCGTGCCGCCGCTTCATGCCAGGCCCCTGGACTTCCTGCACTATTTCTTCTCTTATTACGTCGTCTCCCTGTTTCTCCTGGCCGTGGTGGGCCGGGGCTACCGCAGGGCCTTCTGGTCCGACGTCTATGAGACCATGATGTCCTTCTCCCTGTGCAAGGCCGTCCTCAAGGCCTTCGTGCCGTCGCGGCGACGGACGTTCCACGTCACGCCCAAGGGGGAGGCCGGGCCCCTCAAACGCCAGTGGCGGTCTGTCCTGCCCCACATGGCGCTGGCCGGAGCCCTGGCCCTGGGAATCGCCCTCAACCTCCACCACAGGCCCCATGACACCGCGGCCTTTCTGATAAGCGTCTTCTGGGCGGGAGTGAACGCGGTCTTTGTCACCCTTGCCATTTTCGCCGCCCTGGAGAAGCCGCAGAGAAGGCGGCTCCTTCGCCTGCACAGGCGAATCCCCTGCGTGGTGGCCGGCAAGCACGGGGAGGTCGGCGGTGAGACACGCGACCTGAGCGAACAGGGCGTATCGGTGCGCCTGGGCGGCGGGTTGCACTTCAGGGAGCCCTCGGTGCTCGTCGAACTGAGAAGCAGCTACGGGGAGGTCACGCGCGTGAAGGGCCTTCTCAGGCGGCAGGAGCAGGTGGAGGAGGGGCTGGAGGTGGGCATCGAGTTTCGGGACGTGGACGAGGAGACCTCGCGCTCCCTGGTGCGGCAGATGTACAGCCCCACGGAGAGCTGGCAGGAGCCCGAGGGCGCCCCCGGTGGGTTCCTCCAGGACCTGCGCGTGCTGGGGCGCGCCCTCTGGCGCCCCTGGAAGAAAGACCGGGCCGCCCGGCGCCTTCATCCGCGGCAGCCCCTTGTCAGGCCCTGCACGCTCACCACGGCGGAAGGGGCGGAGCCCCTGCCGGCCAGGACGCTGGACGTCTCCCGGACGGGCCTGGCTCTCAGGCTCAGGTCAGCCGGGGGATGTCCGGAAGTCCTGAGCACCGTGCGGGTGGAGTTTGACGGCATGGAGGTCGAGGCCACGGTGATGGCCAGGGAAAAGGGCCTGCACCCCACGCTTCACCTGAGGGTGGAGCAGGTGGCCGCGGGAAGCACGATATGGGAGGAGCTTACCGCCTGGCCCTTCCCCGCCCCCAAAGCCGGAGTAGTCCCCGCCGTACAGCCTTAGAACCTGTGGTAGTACTCCAGGCGAAAATAGGCCGAATCGGGGACGCCGTCGTTGTCGCTGTAGCCCGAGGCCAGGGCGTAGGACGACCGTTGACCCGGCTGCACAAGCTCCAGCACCGCTCCGACCTGATAGGCACTGTAGTCCTGGTTTCCCTGGCCCACGGCTTCCACCCCCGCGCGTAACTTGCTTTTCCGGGGGAACCAGGGCAGCTCCCGGGTGAGCCTCACCCGTCCCCACAAGCCGTCCCCTATGGAGGTGTAACTGCCTATGAAAGCCAGGGCCACCTTCTCCGTAAGGTTTCTGCCGCCCACAAGCTCCGCCGTCACCCCCGCCTGGCCTCCCTCCACCTCGGCGTCCGGGTCCCTGGGGTCCAGGTCGGTGCTCCGGTAGTCCAGCCCTCCCGTGAGCACCAGGTAGGTTCCCGGCCTCGAGTATTTCACCCCGGCCTGGAGCTTCACGTCCGGGGCTTCCGCCTCTATCTCCCTGCCCAGGGAGTCGTATCGGTACCGCAGGTACTGGACAAGGAACTTCGCCGTCCAGGCCCAGCGCTCCTCCCAGGGCCGGTCCACACCGCCGCCCACATAGGCCGAGCCCTGCCCTTGGGTATCAAGGGTAATGCCCGTATAAACCTCGGCGCCCCAGGACGAGACGGCCCCCGCCGCCCGAGGCAGCAGGAGCAGGGAGACGAGCACCAGAAAAGGGATTCTCCTCATCGGCCATACCTTCCCCGCATTCGATTGCCGAAAGACGGCACGCCCCGGCTCAGCGGGAGCCCTCTAAACTACCACACCCGCGGGCAAAGGGGAATAGAAAAATCGTGGGCTTGCGACCGAAGACATGGACGCGCACGGGGCTGTGGAAAGTGGCTTGACGGGCTTGCCCGGCCAGCTCTCCGCTGCCGCGCGACCGGGGCGGGGGCACGAGAAAATCCCCTCGCTTAGAACGAGAGGGCTTTGGAGATTGCCTAAAACCTTATTCCGACGTTCCCGGTGAGCATGAAGCCATCGAGGTTAGCCTCGAGGGGTGCGCCGAAGACCGTGAAGTCGGCCTGGCTTGTGAAGATGTACTTCCCTTCCAAGCCGAAAAAGAAATTGGGAGACACGTCCGCCGTAAGGCCCGCCAGGATGTGTCCGCCCACCACCACGTCGTTGTCGTCGTCAGAGGCAGACAATCCTGAGGCAAGGTCCGTCAATTTCACATCCGCCGTCACAAAATAAAGGCCTCCGCCCGCCCCGACGTAAAATTGCGCGGTGTTCATGGGAGCTATGGCCTTGAGCGTGGCCGTCAGGGGCACGGCCCAAACCTCGTCCTCCTCCCTTATGCCCGAAAA from the Nitrospirota bacterium genome contains:
- a CDS encoding PHP domain-containing protein, producing the protein MRREHLVPFKIDLHVHTRHSGDNSADPEDMVQEALARGLDGIAFTEHYSYGASEYAERLREKYAGSIRILRGVEFSAAEGHCLVFGVDTDGLSIKGAFLGELVAAVNERGGAAVPSHPYRGGSGAGETVKTLAGIAALEGYNGANPHHMNLRAIEAARSLGLPFIGGSDAHAPHEVGSCYTEFADEVTEENFLDALRSGRYAGCDVRKVSRWSWLPGR
- the msrB gene encoding peptide-methionine (R)-S-oxide reductase MsrB, which codes for MKNEEQATKQYTKPSDEELKKMLTPLQYKVTQKDGTEPAYQNEYWDNKEEGIYVDVVSGEPLFSSLDKYESGTGWPSFTKPLEPDNMVYRKDYGFFTVRTEVRSKHADSHLGHVFDDGPPPTGKRYCMNSAALRFIPKEKLKEEGYGQYLKLFEETGERSK
- a CDS encoding glycosyltransferase — its product is MNFFDSSLQLPLSLVLVAMGFLFRLKAARARWALLSLAVLLQLRYLFWRGAFTLDVTTGVGLAVTGVLFLAELYGLFQNFFFYYQAGPRAPAAPAGEGGHLTGHPTVDVFVTIVNEPLFILKRTLVGCLAQDYPPERFTVHVLDDGGRDDVRELAASLGCAYLRRGDSSHAKAGNLNHALKHSRGELVAVFDVDHVPVRDFLLHTVGHFSDEKVAFVQSPHHFYNPDIFQKNLRLEADISNDQDMFFRVVQPGRDRHDSAFFAGSSAIFRRKALQDVGGFCTATLTEDLHTSMLLHARGWRSRYVNRVLSAGLSPESHAAYLKQRERWATGATQILLRDNPLCKGSLSRAQRTDYLGSIYYFFHGFPRLAYLVAPLAFLLFGVPPLHARPLDFLHYFFSYYVVSLFLLAVVGRGYRRAFWSDVYETMMSFSLCKAVLKAFVPSRRRTFHVTPKGEAGPLKRQWRSVLPHMALAGALALGIALNLHHRPHDTAAFLISVFWAGVNAVFVTLAIFAALEKPQRRRLLRLHRRIPCVVAGKHGEVGGETRDLSEQGVSVRLGGGLHFREPSVLVELRSSYGEVTRVKGLLRRQEQVEEGLEVGIEFRDVDEETSRSLVRQMYSPTESWQEPEGAPGGFLQDLRVLGRALWRPWKKDRAARRLHPRQPLVRPCTLTTAEGAEPLPARTLDVSRTGLALRLRSAGGCPEVLSTVRVEFDGMEVEATVMAREKGLHPTLHLRVEQVAAGSTIWEELTAWPFPAPKAGVVPAVQP
- the bcsS gene encoding cellulose biosynthesis protein BcsS, which gives rise to MRRIPFLVLVSLLLLPRAAGAVSSWGAEVYTGITLDTQGQGSAYVGGGVDRPWEERWAWTAKFLVQYLRYRYDSLGREIEAEAPDVKLQAGVKYSRPGTYLVLTGGLDYRSTDLDPRDPDAEVEGGQAGVTAELVGGRNLTEKVALAFIGSYTSIGDGLWGRVRLTRELPWFPRKSKLRAGVEAVGQGNQDYSAYQVGAVLELVQPGQRSSYALASGYSDNDGVPDSAYFRLEYYHRF
- a CDS encoding outer membrane beta-barrel protein → MGRLAFISLFLGAFLVLAAPAFAEQPYYVSPNYLTGKVGAYFPTGDLDDLDFDAGINAEVALGHSFSSYLALEGAVGFFQSEADVTFSGIREEDEVWAVPLTATLKAIAPMNTAQFYVGAGGGLYFVTADVKLTDLASGLSASDDDNDVVVGGHILAGLTADVSPNFFFGLEGKYIFTSQADFTVFGAPLEANLDGFMLTGNVGIRF